TCCTCGGGGCCCCACCCGGCAGCTTAGTTTGTTTACTGGTTAATCCGCCCCTGCCCGCACCTCACTATTGTTTGCCTTAAGGCTTACGGCAAATACAGTTTACATTTGTTATTCTAAACTATGCTAGCATTATTGAACAGCAATACGAAAGAAAAGGAATGGCTAGGAAAGAAGGAGAAAGGGAGTAAATAAATGGTGGGCTAACAAGAGCGGAAGGGAGCGGAGGAGCAAGAAGGGTGATAGTCGAAGAGGTGAGATGAGAAGATGAAGGCGTGGATTGCGTGTAGTAGCGTTCACTGTTCCGAAGCGACGATGGGTTCTAAACAATGGAGAACGTGAGTGAAACGAACTGGATGGAGCATAAAAGAACGGGGAGGCCATACAGGAAGAGAACaacatgcatttttttaaaatcgATGATTGCATTGTTCATATTGTCCACATCAATCTTATGAGCTGCGGATCGTACAAAGCttctttatctttttcttatttgacACAGTAACCATTGCTTTTCTGCCTGCCTAAGCcacttctttcttcttcttggcgcaACGATCTACGCGGTCATGCCGGATAGTTAACCGTTGCTACGAGAGACGGTccatatgaggcttgaacccatggcgagCATGTTACTAAGTCTTGCGAGTTGACGTGACCTGTTACTAATTGGTTTACCCATAGCGGGATAGCCAGTCCTGTGCCACTAGGATCatacggggcttgaacctaggacgggtatgttgttgtgttgtgttcttGTAGCACGACAACGAGGGACAGCCGAAACCAACCAAGCCATCCATAGAATGCGGGGACGCGTGGAGCAGCTGGGCGCGTGAAAGGTCCGGCTGCATCACCAGCATTTGAGGCTCCCGGTGGTCGGTCACCACAGCCAATCTAGGAGCGCAGCCGCAGCGCTATCGACTATGCACGCAGCATAAACACCACTTACGCATGCTGCGTCAATTGCCAGGACAACGACGGGCTAGAACACAACGTTCTATTCCATCCTTCAGGCAGCGACATGGCCGCGCAGCACCATCCGCAACTATAATGCGTCTCCAAAACAGCGAGAGAAGGAGCAAGCCAGGCTAAGCGAGCGATGCATGCGTCAGCCAAGCCGGGGCGGGTCGCTCCTCGCTTACAGCATCTAGCGAGAGGCTGGGGAGACGTTCCTTTTCCTCTTCCGAACAGTAGACCCCGGTGATTAGGATTAAAAGGGTACACCATGGTGGGTAAATCAATCCGGTGGGAGAGAAGGAGAAGTGAGGGGTGGGAGAAGATTGGAGGGTTTGTACATtattaaagaaaaacataatgGAAAGACAATATGTATTCAATGATATCcctcattttaatatttgacCTTCCGTTGACTTTAACTAAGCTTTGGTTGGCTTAACATGAGCGGACTAGTGCATTGAATGATcttttgtttgaattgtttttgttttgcacaagCGCAACTAACTGCTCTaacaaataacataaaacCAGTACGAAGCATGCATTAAATCGATCCGGCAAATAGCTCGAAAAGTAAATCGATTCCATCAACACGACAACTTGCGCGTTGATCAAATCCAGATTCGAACGACGGCGCTCTAGCCAATGCGCAATGCATCAGCAGCCAAAGgaacgggaaggaaaaaacaataaccaaGTCAAGCGCTCACACAAGGTCAAGCATTCGCCAATAACTGCTGGGAGAATGAAGGAGGTGGGGCAGTGACGTCACTGAAAACGTATATGAAATGGTAGAAAGGATAAAGAAGGCAGCAGATAAGCGATATCACTCCCACCATCATCATATGAACAGCTGGTGTGATCGCAACTACCGATCAGGAAGGagtaaggggggggggcaagatTTTTTTCTAGCCATccataaaatttattttttgtggcTGCTATTCTATACAACAACCCTGCGAAATCCGCCACAATTTTTGCCATAAAACCCGTCTAAAAAAGTTCGCTTGGTCGAGTAACCTCTTAAACCGGACGTCGTGTGGACGTCGGGTGGACGTCCACACGACGTCCACACGATGTCCGAAATCTTCAATTTTGCAGCTAGGGGAGGAGCAgtaaaattgcatacattcaggatATCAAATGTACGGCGGATTGCATATGCTGTGGATCACACCTCCAAAGCGACATCTAGGTGTGAAAAACTGTACTTTCCGGATGTCgacaaaatatttgatttaacggtttattttactgatttaATTGATAACATATTTGAACTACaagttttaaaaacattgGTAATAAGGAATTTGCGTTTTTTATGATAACCTATTTAATCTGTgtgaggcgtccgccattaaggccgggataacggactggcagacgaaggcgcgagaccgtgagcggtttcggacactcctgaggcaggccaagaccgcaaagcggttgtagcgccggataagtaagtattTAATCTGTTTCTCCAATAATGATTTATCTATCTTGCGGCTATTCACAATGATTTACTTAGTATTGCTTAGTTTAACACATTTATACGAACAGTTATAATAACTATGTACATGCGAATGACACTGATAAGTACTTACACTATGTCAACCTTCTCATACAAGTGTTCCGTGTTCTTTATTCTAACGACGTTTCTTCCCTGTTGTATCCGCTGCACAGCTGAGCCGCCGTGTACGTTCGGCTCATACACAAGTGAATCGTGAAGCTGCACTAGCGATTTTTCCTCCGCCTGATGCTTGGCACGTAGCAAATTCAACACTATCCAGCCGAGCAGCGGAATGAGCGCCAATGCAACCGGTATTAGAAACAGCACCATAAGCTCCACGTATGCACCGCCCGCCCCTTCCTCCACCGGTGTGCCGTTGGGATTCAGCAGATTGACGTACGCATCGGCCATGCTGACACCGACATAATTAATGCCAACGCACACGTATATCCCGATGTCGCGCTCGGACGCATTGTACAGAATCAGCTTGCTCAGATAGACATCGTGCGACAGGAGCTTCTCGCCCGCCGACGGCAGCAGCTCGTAGAAGTTCTCCAAGTAGCGGATCGATTTGTTCTGATTGAAGTTGTGCTCCCCGAGCCGTTTGTTGATACGCCGGAACCACTTAATGGTGGGCGGCACCTTGCTGTGCACGCGACACTGCAGCACAATTTGCGCCTCGGCCAGGGCCGTCGTGTTAGCGGGCAGATTGTCCAGCAGCTCCGGCGCCGGTATGGACTCATCCAGCGGCCATTCTGCGGAGGGAGAAGGGCACGGGTTGCATTATTTGAAACAGATTCCATGACGCGTGCCGAGGCGTCAATTTGGTCCCGTCCCTTGCCTGTCAACCTACTTGTCACGACGAGCTCGAACGTACGGACGAGCTGAATGTCCAGCTGCGTCCGATTGTCCGTCCGGTAGGGGTGTATCGTGCAGCGGTACAGGCCGGCATCCGTCTCTGAGGCGTTCTGTATCGTCAGCGTTACTCGGCACGGTTTATTATCGCAATCGAGCGGCTGCCAGTCGAGTGCATCCAGCAGGGCTCGGTTACTGCAGGCCGTTTGCTGAAAGCCGCCACCACAAGACTGGCAGgtgaaatgaaaatcaaataGATTAACACGACCATCGGTCGACAGCGGGGTAAAAAAGAGGAGCAAATAACGTACCTTAAAGTACCACCGCACGTCGGAGGAGTTCATGTGGTCCGCGTGCTGCTCCTTGATGCCGCACTTGAGCTGGGTATCTGCCCCGGTGGAACACTGTTGCAATTTGGGTACTACCGTAGGGGAGTGGGGGTTGCAATGCAgccaaaagaaagagagagagtgagagagagagagagagagagagagagagggagaaaaaagggaagctaGAGTTAACAGcacgagaaaacaaaaacctattaattgattttcctACTTTCAGTATCAGACGAAGATCGGCTTTCAATGGCGTGCGAACAAGGCAGCATACAGGTCAGTTGAAGCACAAAAAACACTGCACTGGGATGCAGTTTGGCGTACTTGGGCATCTCACTCATGACCGCACTCGATGAAACGTTTCCATTCGCAGGTTGTACATCTTTCAGCGGACGAGGGAGTAGCTGAGTAGCTGAGGTGCGACTTACTAAACCACCCAAAGAAAGAATGTGAATGTGAGAGGGAGAAATTGTGTGTAAGATAGATAGAAAGAGAAGGATAGATAAAGAGAGCAAACAGAATTGACCAAGATCGAGCGGTGAGCAATCGTAGCAACCACGGACTTGCTTAGCACATGGTACGGTTGCGATGTGAGCAAGTTTTACATTCCCCGATCAGTAGACAGCCTTACTTTGCATGCGATTGCTTGAGTTTGAAACGTTCTTTACATTTTACTATTCTATTCAACCTTGGTACGTTCGAGGGaaaggttttcttttggcaAGCATCAATGCCGGGTGAGTGCTAGGTGTGTAATCagaatatgcaaaaaaaaaacatccatcaCTCAATCATCATCGTTGGTGGGTGAAAGTAAACAGAGAgcgatgttttgtttgcttcaacGCTGTACCGTTTAGCGTGTTCAACAATTTTACACCTTCATGCAGGGAAGCTAGTGCCAGGTAGTTCACCACATTTTTGGGTGTATTTACTGCATGTACAGTCTATTACCGAATTACGCGTTTTATGCGTTTCAGTGGTATCTCTCGAACATCggcgtatgtcgaatatcacgttttacaGCCAACATAATTTGATAGATGGgtatttttgattaaatttagtACTTATATACTCTATACCATACATGTAATACAATTCATGTAGAAAAAATAGaatatttgctatttttaacaGGAAGAAATGGTACAAGACATGCATCACCAACCTACAGTACCAGCATAATATAATGCTCACTTCTTACAGTTATTCATGTTCGCCGTTCCATAtttttctgaaaaaaaaaagttatcatAGAGGAGTTTTCAAGTCCCTTTCGAATTTgctcataattattcaccgcatccaagatgttttgcaacagctgtcaaattgtttatttgtttcaaaatgagatttcagtttcaacacataacaaagaactgtcaaacttaaTCCAGCTTAAAATCATATTGgagtaattaaaaattattgtgatggaaatgaaatgtcagattGATGTGAATTAACATCTTGCAGGCGGTGAAtaaaaatgtttacattcgaaagtgaaatggaaaaccctgtatttttttatttttaaacattactCGTTATATGCttgcagggttttccaagtcaaaTTCAAATGTGAACATAATTATTCATCCCCTCCAAGATGCTTTTCAATAGCTGTCAAATGACAAGGAATAAAATATCAGTTTTTACACATggttttcaacacatcacatagaactgtcaaactcaatacagcttgagacgtgttgaaaatcaccTCCAAGATGTCTTTCAACAGCTTTCATATGGTTTATTTACTTCATAATGAAATCTCAGTGCTTGCATacgattttcaacacatcacaaagaactaTCAAACTCAATCTAGTTCGAGACATGTTGAAAATAATCTATCATATGCTAAATATAAAATCATATGCTCTTTCTCGATCCTATCCATCTATTAATGCGTAGGATTAAACAGATATTTAGCTCAGGATGtgacttttttcattttataagGAAAGTTTCAGATCTTGCATGTGGAAAAATTAACGCTGCTGCTT
This is a stretch of genomic DNA from Anopheles merus strain MAF chromosome 2R, AmerM5.1, whole genome shotgun sequence. It encodes these proteins:
- the LOC121589525 gene encoding fibroblast growth factor receptor-like 1 — its product is MSEMPKYAKLHPSAVFFVLQLTCMLPCSHAIESRSSSDTEIPKLQQCSTGADTQLKCGIKEQHADHMNSSDVRWYFKSCGGGFQQTACSNRALLDALDWQPLDCDNKPCRVTLTIQNASETDAGLYRCTIHPYRTDNRTQLDIQLVRTFELVVTKWPLDESIPAPELLDNLPANTTALAEAQIVLQCRVHSKVPPTIKWFRRINKRLGEHNFNQNKSIRYLENFYELLPSAGEKLLSHDVYLSKLILYNASERDIGIYVCVGINYVGVSMADAYVNLLNPNGTPVEEGAGGAYVELMVLFLIPVALALIPLLGWIVLNLLRAKHQAEEKSLVQLHDSLVYEPNVHGGSAVQRIQQGRNVVRIKNTEHLYEKVDIV